A stretch of the Balneolales bacterium ANBcel1 genome encodes the following:
- a CDS encoding ectonucleotide pyrophosphatase/phosphodiesterase, translating to MKKRVLAAALAILISYIPVHAETNPVILISVDGFMPEYLERTETPNFDALAGSGVLADYLIPVFPTLTFTNHYSIVTGLYPENHGILSNSMYDPEWEATFSLGNRDEIVKGRWYEGEPLWVTAENQGMRTASMFWVGSEAEIAGVRPTRWNSYDSSLPHQQRIDSVITWLTLEDESRPDFITLYFSRLDSRGHSHGPHSIEVTEAIADMDDDMGYLIAELERSGLRETTNIVIVSDHGMAATSDDKVIFLDEIIDLDDVRVIGWGPVSMIRPDEGKTEEVYRLLKEAESHYRVYYRDELPDEYRIGNHRRTPEIIMVAELPWSITSRSFFERRGLLAGNHGWDHREPEMRTFFLADGPDFKSGMQVEAFELIHIYEMICHILGLDPAENDGSLEAVRHMLAE from the coding sequence ATGAAAAAAAGAGTACTCGCGGCGGCGCTCGCCATTCTGATCAGCTATATTCCCGTACACGCGGAAACCAACCCGGTCATTCTAATTTCTGTCGACGGTTTCATGCCGGAGTATCTGGAGCGCACAGAAACCCCCAACTTTGACGCATTGGCCGGCAGCGGAGTGCTTGCGGATTATCTTATTCCGGTTTTCCCAACACTGACCTTCACCAATCACTATTCCATCGTTACCGGCCTTTATCCCGAAAATCACGGAATCCTTTCCAACAGCATGTACGATCCGGAATGGGAAGCCACGTTCAGTCTCGGCAACCGGGACGAAATCGTAAAAGGGCGCTGGTATGAGGGAGAGCCGCTCTGGGTTACTGCGGAAAATCAGGGAATGCGGACCGCATCCATGTTTTGGGTGGGAAGCGAAGCCGAAATTGCTGGAGTGCGGCCAACCCGGTGGAACAGCTACGACAGCTCCTTGCCCCATCAGCAGCGGATAGATTCGGTTATCACCTGGCTGACCCTCGAAGATGAGAGCCGTCCTGATTTCATCACTCTCTATTTCAGCCGCCTGGATTCCCGGGGTCACAGTCATGGTCCGCATAGTATCGAAGTGACCGAAGCCATAGCCGACATGGATGATGACATGGGCTATCTGATTGCGGAGCTGGAACGCAGCGGCCTCCGCGAGACCACCAACATCGTCATCGTATCGGACCATGGTATGGCCGCCACATCCGATGATAAAGTAATTTTTCTGGATGAGATCATCGACCTGGATGATGTGAGGGTCATCGGCTGGGGACCCGTCTCCATGATTCGTCCGGATGAGGGTAAAACGGAAGAGGTGTACCGCCTCCTTAAAGAGGCAGAGTCGCACTACCGCGTCTATTACCGGGACGAGCTCCCCGATGAGTACCGCATCGGAAATCATCGACGCACCCCGGAAATTATCATGGTCGCCGAGCTCCCCTGGTCTATTACCAGCCGCTCGTTTTTCGAAAGGCGCGGATTACTTGCCGGAAATCACGGCTGGGACCACCGTGAGCCGGAAATGCGCACGTTTTTCCTGGCGGACGGACCGGATTTCAAATCAGGGATGCAGGTGGAAGCGTTTGAACTGATTCATATTTACGAGATGATCTGTCACATTCTGGGGCTTGACCCTGCGGAAAACGACGGCTCCCTGGAGGCAGTTCGTCACATGCTCGCAGAGTGA
- a CDS encoding response regulator: protein MEDPYKNITILMIEDDITLCELIGSFLMKKGYTFHHHNSYEGALDKVREVMPDLIVMDLHFPDGNGLHLCKLLKNTEDLNGIPILVLTTRDYPVEKEIAMASGVTDFFHKPMDYGLFADKIDEILGDSIDIRFWGVRGSTPCAGNKFVNYGGNTMCVQIIIPGQKKLLIFDAGSGIRSLGNELAKSSEPMSGRIFFTHAHWDHIQGFPFFKPLFSPDNRFDIHMPPQMAGNTKEVLLDQMSYTYFPVTSQMLQARLEYHTQSHPVQHYDGYSIQYMSANHPVETAIYKVRIGKKVIVFCPDNELSAINVDSNEREDPFLKQFDRFVADADVLIHDAQYSLEEYEKKKNWGHSAWEIALERATKNRVKHLMLIHFDPDSDDQYLDNVSDRLEKAVVGTGIHAELAREGYTFRLPG, encoded by the coding sequence ATGGAAGATCCCTATAAGAATATTACCATTCTCATGATTGAAGACGACATCACGCTCTGTGAGCTGATCGGGTCTTTTCTCATGAAAAAAGGGTATACGTTCCATCATCACAACAGCTACGAGGGGGCGCTTGACAAAGTCAGGGAGGTTATGCCGGACCTTATCGTCATGGACCTCCATTTCCCCGACGGCAACGGACTCCATCTTTGCAAGCTCCTCAAGAATACCGAAGACCTGAACGGAATTCCGATACTGGTGCTTACCACCAGGGACTATCCCGTGGAAAAGGAGATCGCCATGGCATCAGGCGTCACCGATTTCTTCCACAAGCCAATGGACTACGGTTTGTTCGCCGACAAAATCGATGAGATTCTGGGGGATTCCATCGATATCCGGTTCTGGGGGGTGCGTGGATCTACACCCTGCGCCGGAAACAAGTTTGTGAACTACGGCGGGAACACCATGTGTGTGCAAATCATCATACCGGGACAAAAAAAGCTCCTCATTTTTGATGCAGGCTCCGGTATCCGCTCTCTTGGCAACGAACTGGCAAAGTCCAGCGAGCCCATGAGCGGACGGATATTCTTTACTCATGCCCATTGGGATCATATCCAGGGCTTTCCCTTCTTCAAACCGCTTTTTTCACCGGATAACCGTTTCGATATCCACATGCCGCCGCAAATGGCTGGAAATACCAAGGAGGTGCTGCTGGACCAGATGTCCTATACCTATTTCCCGGTGACATCCCAAATGTTGCAGGCGCGGCTGGAGTATCATACGCAGTCGCACCCGGTACAGCACTATGACGGCTACAGCATCCAGTATATGTCCGCCAACCATCCGGTGGAAACAGCCATCTACAAAGTCCGAATCGGGAAAAAAGTGATCGTCTTCTGTCCGGATAACGAGCTGAGTGCAATCAATGTAGATTCCAACGAGCGGGAGGACCCGTTCCTGAAGCAGTTCGACCGGTTTGTGGCGGATGCCGATGTGCTGATACACGATGCCCAGTATAGTCTCGAAGAGTATGAAAAGAAAAAAAACTGGGGCCATTCCGCCTGGGAAATCGCTCTTGAGAGAGCCACAAAAAACAGGGTCAAGCACTTGATGCTCATACACTTTGACCCCGATTCCGACGATCAGTACCTGGACAACGTCTCCGACAGGCTCGAAAAAGCCGTTGTTGGTACCGGTATTCACGCCGAACTGGCCAGAGAGGGATACACCTTCCGGCTGCCCGGCTGA
- a CDS encoding PAS domain S-box protein, which yields MDIMEAMQLVRKHAKDEASASALGEMVEKIIEDKDRTEKELKLLEAAIRNDYDSIIITELTLEEPGPRIVYVNDGFEKMTGYKKEEVIGKTPRILQGPKTDRATLDRLRESLVEGKAFFGQTINYRKDGSEFVNQWDIHPLVDHDGKITHWVSYQHDITERKRVEQSLVDSKIEMDDFYETSKRTVLDVAEDGSIRFANKSLQELVGYEKEELQKMKVWEVMPKKHGDILKDRFDDLWKEDFSGQPDYRFILQHKSGLPVQVEVGVKPLELKTEKVMRMEISNISLRKKVLKTLYQRNQDFNRIFNTKSDFKYGISFNGDQKPAFRWVSEEILKVTGYTQEECEGHEGWKKLVHPDDREKAIGHLQKVSEGRSQCSEYRIVGKSGEVMPIMDYAKPVDIQTFDVKGAVVLIHEEQ from the coding sequence ATGGATATCATGGAAGCGATGCAGCTCGTCCGGAAACATGCAAAGGACGAAGCTTCGGCCAGTGCACTGGGAGAGATGGTCGAAAAAATTATTGAAGACAAGGATCGTACCGAAAAAGAACTCAAGCTCCTTGAGGCGGCTATCCGAAACGACTACGACTCGATTATTATTACCGAACTTACACTGGAAGAGCCGGGCCCCCGCATTGTATATGTCAACGACGGGTTCGAAAAGATGACCGGCTACAAGAAAGAAGAAGTGATCGGGAAAACCCCTCGTATCCTCCAGGGACCCAAAACCGACCGTGCAACCCTCGACCGGCTTCGCGAATCGCTTGTGGAAGGAAAGGCGTTTTTCGGTCAAACCATCAACTACAGAAAGGACGGCTCAGAATTTGTCAACCAGTGGGATATCCATCCGCTTGTTGACCATGACGGCAAGATTACCCATTGGGTCTCCTACCAGCACGATATCACGGAGCGAAAGCGCGTGGAACAGTCGCTGGTCGACAGCAAGATCGAAATGGATGATTTCTACGAAACATCCAAACGTACCGTACTGGATGTTGCCGAAGACGGATCCATCCGTTTTGCCAACAAGTCGCTGCAGGAACTGGTCGGTTACGAGAAAGAGGAGCTGCAGAAAATGAAGGTCTGGGAAGTTATGCCCAAAAAACACGGTGACATCCTGAAGGATCGGTTTGATGATCTTTGGAAAGAAGACTTTTCCGGCCAACCCGACTATCGCTTTATTCTGCAGCACAAGAGCGGCCTGCCGGTCCAGGTGGAGGTGGGAGTCAAACCGCTTGAGCTGAAAACAGAAAAGGTGATGCGCATGGAGATCAGCAATATCTCATTGCGCAAAAAAGTGCTCAAGACGCTCTATCAGAGAAACCAGGACTTCAACCGCATCTTCAACACAAAAAGTGATTTTAAGTACGGCATCAGTTTCAACGGCGATCAAAAGCCCGCCTTCCGCTGGGTATCGGAAGAGATATTGAAGGTGACCGGTTACACCCAGGAGGAGTGCGAAGGCCATGAGGGCTGGAAAAAGCTTGTGCACCCGGATGACCGGGAAAAAGCCATTGGCCACCTTCAGAAAGTAAGTGAGGGACGATCGCAGTGCTCCGAGTACCGTATTGTAGGCAAGAGCGGTGAGGTCATGCCCATTATGGATTATGCCAAACCGGTTGATATCCAGACGTTTGATGTCAAGGGAGCGGTAGTTTTAATTCATGAGGAACAGTAA
- the folP gene encoding dihydropteroate synthase codes for MGILNVTPDSFSDGGHYAGTEPALQRIRQMVEEGAAIVDVGGESTRPGSDPVPEAEELARVIPVLERAVPEFPGVMFSVDTTKPEVARRALECGAHMVNDVSGLRAAPELADLCAEHRAALVIMHSRGTPKTMQQQTGYQDVVGEILEFLEQKVAYARSRGVESIVVDPGIGFGKTLEQNLQIMRHLHTFSRTGCPVLVGASRKSLIGQLLAGKDGPRPVDNRLAGSLALQYHALTLGATICRVHDVREARDVLDVFLALS; via the coding sequence ATGGGGATTTTGAATGTGACGCCGGACTCGTTTTCGGACGGCGGCCATTACGCCGGCACCGAACCTGCCCTGCAGCGAATCCGGCAGATGGTTGAGGAAGGTGCGGCCATTGTGGATGTGGGAGGGGAGTCCACACGTCCCGGTTCCGATCCGGTTCCGGAAGCAGAGGAGCTCGCGCGGGTGATACCGGTGCTGGAGCGTGCCGTGCCGGAATTCCCCGGCGTTATGTTTTCGGTGGATACGACCAAGCCTGAAGTGGCCCGCCGGGCACTGGAGTGCGGGGCCCATATGGTCAATGACGTAAGCGGACTCCGGGCGGCGCCCGAACTGGCCGATTTGTGCGCCGAGCACCGTGCCGCGCTGGTGATCATGCACAGCCGGGGAACGCCCAAAACCATGCAGCAGCAAACAGGCTACCAGGATGTGGTCGGTGAAATACTCGAATTCCTTGAGCAAAAGGTGGCATACGCCCGAAGCCGGGGCGTTGAGTCGATCGTCGTTGATCCCGGAATCGGCTTTGGAAAAACCCTGGAGCAAAACCTGCAAATAATGCGGCATTTGCATACCTTTAGCCGTACGGGTTGCCCGGTGCTTGTAGGCGCATCCAGGAAATCCTTGATCGGACAGCTTCTTGCCGGTAAAGACGGGCCCAGGCCGGTCGATAACAGGCTTGCCGGGTCGCTTGCGCTTCAGTATCATGCACTTACACTGGGAGCAACGATTTGCCGGGTGCATGATGTCCGCGAAGCCAGGGATGTACTGGATGTTTTCCTGGCTTTGTCCTGA
- a CDS encoding DUF3470 domain-containing protein → MTYVVAEPCINCKYTDCVSVCPVDAFREGPNFLTIHPDDCIDCDACVAECPVEAIFPDDEVPEKWEHYIELNERLAELWDDKVINEQKDPLPDADEWAEKEKSEDMIKE, encoded by the coding sequence ATGACGTACGTAGTAGCCGAACCCTGCATTAACTGTAAATACACAGACTGTGTTTCAGTGTGCCCGGTTGACGCATTTCGCGAAGGGCCCAATTTCCTGACGATCCATCCTGACGATTGTATTGATTGCGACGCCTGTGTTGCCGAGTGTCCTGTCGAAGCAATTTTTCCGGACGATGAAGTGCCTGAAAAATGGGAACACTATATTGAACTGAACGAACGGCTTGCCGAGCTGTGGGATGACAAGGTCATCAACGAACAGAAAGATCCTCTCCCGGATGCCGACGAATGGGCGGAAAAGGAGAAATCGGAAGATATGATTAAAGAATAA
- a CDS encoding FAD-linked oxidase C-terminal domain-containing protein — protein MSRPASDPAFMDFSPFTRRLYASDASIYEERPLAVAFPRNAEDVRLLASYARTHNLPVTMRAGGTSLAGQTTGSGIIADISRHMNRVLEIDPQRRIARVQPGVIRDQLNREAAAHGLLFGPDTSTTNRCMLGGMIGNNSCGSYSIMYGTTREHVEELHVILSDGSPVHFRPLSEQELSDKVNLPTLEGRIYREMLSLLKTNRDLILRNYPHPDIPRRNTGYALDRLCEMHPVTPGGRPFNLSELLCGSEGTLALVTEAVVRLEPIQKHRLLLIPHFTSLREALESTVDAVAFDPAAVELADRHILDATKGNLEQNRNRFFLQGEPEALLMIEFQGNNYDDIRSRALELTSLLQQKKHGYAWPLMEDPSEMARVWNLRKAGLGLLMGHLSDSSSPEFVDDTAVRVADLPDYIADFEKIMERHHTQSVYYAHASVGELHLRPIIDIKTEEGLEKLKAIAVEVADLVKSYRGSLSGEHGDGRIRSHLIERMVGPEVMKLLRRVKELWDPEFLLNRGKIIDPEPMDRHLRYSPQWRDIHVDTVFHWRAEGGFGNALELCNGAGVCRKKAESGGTMCPSYMATLEEKDSTRGRANMFRQIFAERRQDGFTSDEIHDALALCLSCKACKTECPANVDMAKMKAEFQHGRHLSRGTSRADRFFGNPERLYPLAGAMAPLVNFAAGLPPVRGLFEYLYNIHPKRNLPAFHRTPFTAPLKKSTPTAGNGSDGQGPKVLLVVDWFTDYHDPQVAEAAFGILERLGCRVTVMGPLASGRTQISRGLLDQARAICETNIRKLSKYAEAGFALVGLEPSEILTFRDEYPDLCGTELQTNSRKVAEATYLLEEFLCDVIPASDIKMHFSGGGETVHVHGHCHAKALTGMAPVINVLTLADYRPFAMETGCCGMAGSFGYDKDNFEVSLQIGELALFPAVRQLGNRDLLCAHGFSCRHQIADGTGRESFHTAQIIWNGRRRG, from the coding sequence ATGTCCCGGCCCGCATCCGATCCCGCTTTTATGGATTTCAGCCCGTTTACCCGACGGCTGTACGCATCCGACGCCTCTATTTATGAGGAGCGTCCTCTGGCCGTTGCGTTTCCTCGCAATGCCGAAGATGTTCGCCTGTTAGCCTCTTACGCACGGACACACAACCTGCCCGTTACCATGCGGGCCGGCGGCACCAGCCTGGCCGGCCAAACCACCGGCAGCGGAATCATCGCCGACATATCCCGGCATATGAACCGGGTACTCGAAATTGATCCGCAAAGGCGCATCGCGCGGGTTCAGCCGGGCGTAATCCGGGACCAGCTCAATCGCGAGGCCGCCGCGCACGGCCTCCTGTTCGGTCCCGACACCTCCACCACCAACCGATGCATGCTTGGCGGCATGATCGGCAACAACTCCTGCGGCTCCTACTCCATCATGTACGGAACCACCCGGGAGCATGTTGAGGAGCTGCACGTGATACTGAGTGACGGCTCGCCTGTCCATTTTCGCCCGTTGTCGGAACAGGAGCTCTCCGACAAAGTAAACCTGCCCACCCTTGAAGGCCGCATCTACCGGGAGATGCTTTCCCTGCTGAAAACGAATCGCGATCTTATCCTCAGGAACTATCCCCATCCGGACATCCCGCGGAGAAATACCGGCTACGCGCTGGACCGTCTCTGTGAAATGCACCCCGTCACACCGGGCGGCCGCCCCTTCAACCTTAGCGAACTCCTGTGCGGCAGCGAAGGCACCCTGGCGCTGGTCACCGAAGCGGTTGTAAGGCTCGAACCCATCCAAAAACACCGGCTGCTGCTCATCCCTCATTTTACATCGCTGCGCGAAGCGCTGGAAAGCACGGTGGATGCCGTGGCGTTTGATCCCGCGGCCGTCGAGCTGGCCGACAGACACATCCTCGACGCCACCAAAGGCAACCTGGAACAGAACCGGAACCGTTTTTTTCTGCAGGGCGAACCGGAGGCCCTGCTCATGATCGAGTTTCAGGGCAACAATTATGATGACATTCGCTCCAGAGCTCTCGAGCTCACTTCCCTGCTGCAGCAAAAAAAGCACGGTTACGCCTGGCCGCTGATGGAGGATCCCTCCGAAATGGCGCGCGTCTGGAATCTGCGCAAAGCCGGGCTCGGCCTGCTCATGGGACACCTTTCCGACTCCAGCTCACCGGAGTTTGTCGACGATACGGCTGTGAGAGTAGCCGACCTGCCGGACTATATCGCCGACTTTGAAAAAATCATGGAGCGCCATCACACACAAAGCGTCTATTACGCACACGCCTCCGTCGGTGAACTGCACCTGCGTCCCATCATTGATATAAAAACGGAGGAAGGGCTCGAGAAACTCAAAGCCATCGCGGTAGAAGTGGCCGATCTGGTCAAATCCTACCGGGGCTCCCTCTCCGGCGAACACGGCGACGGACGAATCCGCTCGCACCTTATTGAACGAATGGTCGGACCGGAGGTGATGAAGCTGCTCCGCCGGGTCAAGGAGCTCTGGGACCCGGAGTTTCTGCTCAACCGGGGAAAGATCATCGATCCGGAGCCCATGGATCGGCACCTGCGTTATTCGCCCCAATGGCGCGACATCCATGTGGATACCGTTTTTCACTGGCGTGCCGAAGGAGGGTTCGGCAATGCGCTGGAGCTGTGCAACGGCGCCGGAGTGTGCCGAAAGAAAGCGGAAAGCGGCGGCACCATGTGCCCCTCCTATATGGCCACCCTCGAGGAGAAGGACAGCACACGGGGACGTGCCAACATGTTTCGCCAGATTTTTGCGGAACGCCGCCAGGACGGGTTTACCTCCGACGAGATCCATGATGCGCTGGCGCTCTGCCTGAGTTGCAAGGCGTGCAAAACCGAGTGCCCCGCCAATGTCGATATGGCAAAGATGAAAGCGGAGTTTCAGCACGGGCGCCACCTGTCCCGTGGCACCTCCCGGGCCGACCGCTTTTTCGGCAACCCGGAACGGCTCTATCCCCTCGCCGGTGCCATGGCCCCTCTTGTCAATTTTGCCGCCGGCCTGCCTCCGGTCAGAGGCCTTTTTGAATATCTATATAATATACACCCCAAACGGAACCTTCCGGCCTTTCACCGGACCCCGTTCACCGCCCCTCTGAAAAAGTCCACGCCGACTGCCGGCAACGGGTCGGACGGGCAGGGCCCGAAGGTGCTGCTTGTCGTGGACTGGTTCACCGACTATCACGACCCACAAGTGGCCGAAGCGGCTTTCGGCATTCTGGAGCGCCTGGGTTGCCGCGTCACCGTAATGGGTCCGCTTGCCAGCGGCCGAACCCAGATTTCGCGCGGACTGCTGGATCAGGCCAGGGCCATCTGTGAAACGAACATCCGGAAACTCTCGAAATATGCCGAAGCCGGGTTTGCGCTGGTAGGCCTCGAGCCCAGTGAAATACTCACCTTCCGGGACGAGTACCCGGATCTGTGCGGCACCGAGCTGCAAACGAATTCCCGCAAGGTGGCGGAGGCGACGTACCTGCTTGAAGAGTTTCTCTGTGATGTGATTCCCGCCTCGGACATAAAAATGCATTTCAGCGGCGGCGGAGAAACGGTGCATGTACACGGGCATTGCCATGCCAAGGCGCTGACCGGCATGGCTCCCGTAATCAATGTCCTGACGCTGGCGGATTATCGTCCTTTCGCCATGGAAACCGGATGCTGCGGCATGGCCGGCAGTTTCGGATACGACAAGGACAACTTCGAAGTCTCCTTACAAATCGGCGAACTGGCGTTGTTCCCGGCGGTACGACAATTGGGTAACCGGGACCTGCTCTGCGCACACGGTTTCTCGTGCCGGCATCAGATTGCCGACGGAACCGGAAGGGAGAGCTTCCACACAGCGCAAATCATCTGGAACGGGAGAAGGCGGGGGTAA
- the cdaA gene encoding diadenylate cyclase CdaA codes for MVILPIGFLEFGLKDLIETLIIAAVIVLLYRWIRGSFAVPVVIGLIIVFGVNAIVSMFDLTTINFVLRRLLDVGILAVIIIFQPEIRKLLYNIGENTSLYRFFDRGGSFSVIDEVIDAVKSLSRSKTGALIVFAKGATLNDLVDKGVAIDADVSSELLLTIFNNDTPLHDGAVIIRHNKIVAASAYLPISQNPNISTVFGTRHRAALGISEVNDVLVVVVSEETGRISVAQNGSLTSGMTIQKLRFEMQKHLGEEKKGESEASSFRQSELEAG; via the coding sequence GTGGTAATCTTGCCAATCGGATTTTTAGAATTTGGCTTAAAGGACCTGATCGAAACGCTGATAATAGCGGCCGTTATTGTTTTGCTCTATCGCTGGATTCGGGGTTCTTTCGCCGTGCCTGTCGTCATTGGCCTGATCATCGTTTTCGGTGTGAACGCCATTGTGAGCATGTTCGACCTCACCACCATAAATTTTGTACTGCGAAGGCTGCTGGATGTCGGGATTCTGGCCGTGATCATTATCTTCCAGCCGGAAATCCGGAAGCTGCTCTATAATATTGGAGAAAACACAAGCCTCTACCGGTTTTTCGATCGCGGCGGTTCTTTTTCGGTTATTGATGAGGTGATTGATGCCGTGAAGTCACTTTCCCGTTCGAAAACCGGCGCACTTATCGTTTTTGCGAAGGGTGCCACCCTGAACGACCTGGTGGATAAAGGTGTGGCCATCGATGCGGATGTGAGCAGCGAATTGCTCCTGACCATATTTAACAACGATACTCCGCTGCATGACGGGGCCGTCATCATCCGGCATAACAAAATTGTGGCGGCGAGCGCCTATCTGCCCATCAGCCAGAATCCGAACATATCCACCGTATTCGGAACACGGCACAGGGCAGCGCTGGGCATCAGCGAAGTGAATGACGTGCTGGTGGTGGTAGTCTCCGAAGAGACCGGCAGGATCTCGGTAGCGCAAAACGGCTCCCTCACCAGCGGCATGACGATTCAAAAGCTTCGTTTTGAAATGCAAAAGCACCTTGGGGAAGAGAAGAAGGGAGAATCGGAAGCGTCCAGCTTCAGGCAGTCCGAATTGGAAGCCGGCTGA